The segment ttggtttctctctgcaGAAACGGAAGGTGGAGGTGGTTTCACCAGCAACTCCAGTGCCCAGCGAGACCGCGCcagcctcagtttttcctcagGTAAGTTCCCCAAACCCTTGTTTTCGTCTTCGCTTCTCCCCTCTGGCGGCCTCTTTAAAGCCCATCTCACGGCCACCTTTTCCGTTCCTACACTTTCACCTGCAGAATGGATCCGCCCGTAGGGCAGTGGCAGCTCAGCCAGGACGGAAGCGAAAATCAAATTGCTTGGGCACTGATGAGGTAGGTCTGGGGAAGAGGAAAGCTGTGTGAAAAGGAGGGGACACAGGCAGGGTGGAGAGTTCAGCGATtggcttaaaaataagtaagaggttggggcgcctggggggcacagtcggttgagcgtctgacttctgctcaggtcacggtctcccagtgagttcaagcccgcctcgggctctgtgctgaccgttcagagtctggatcctgctttggattctgtgtctcctctctgtgcccctcccgtgctcatgccctgtctttgtctgtctctcaataataaataaatgttgaaaaaaaattttttttaatgaataaataagaggTTGCAGGCAGTGAAGGATCTAGGTAGGGTTATGAGCCAGGCAGAGCTGGTCCAGATCCGTCACCGGGTGATCTTTTTCAAACTACAATTGAAACCTTtcctagtttccttttcttttcctggaaagtGCTGAATGTGGCACCACACTACCCCATGGGGTTGTTGTTAGGCTTGAACAAGGAAAGCTACGGAAGGGTCACGCGAGCTGCGTCCTGTAACCTGGTGTTCTCCCCTGGCCCTGGGCAGGACTCCCAGGACAGCTCAGATGGAATACCGTCGGCTCCACGCATGACTGGCAGCTTGGTGTCTGACCGCAGCCACGACGACATCGTTACCCGGATGAAGAACATCGAGTGCATCGAGCTGGGCCGGCACCGCCTGAAGCCGTGGTACTTCTCCCCGTACCCACAGGAGCTTACCACATTGCCCGTCCTCTACCTCTGCGAGTTCTGCCTCAAATACGGCCGTAGCCTGAAGTGTCTGCAGCGTCACTTGGTATGAGGGGTCCCAGGAGGCTGCCTGcctgctgccctcccccctgcccctgcctctgatCCTCCTGTCTTCCTCAGACCAAGTGTGACCTGCGACATCCTCCGGGCAATGAGATTTACCGCAAGGGCACCATCTCTTTCTTTGAGATTGATGGACGTAAGAACAAGGTCTGTGGCTCGGGGGCCGTGGGGAGCCGTTGGCCCTGGTGGTGTAGGGGGGAGTTAAATGAGCAGCTTCCTCCTGCTCAGGAACACAGCAGTCTGATCAGCAGATTAGTTTATCCCACTTTTATGGAGTTCCTGCCGTAGGGCGGGTGTGGGGCGGTATGAAGATGACCAGTAACTAGACAAAGGCTCTAAGTGTTCACAGTCTGGAAAAAACAGATTTGCCAGTATCTTCAGATTCCAGGGATAAGTGTCATGAAacaaagggcgggggggggggggggagggggctcaggaCCCAGAGGAGATGGCCAGCGGAACTTCACAGAGGAGGTCATCTTTGATCCTTGACACAAGGGTAAGGTGGGTAAGGGAGTCACAGGCGGGAGGGTCCTGAAGGGTAGGCCTGGACGTACAGGTGGTGTGAGGGCTCGAGACCATTTGGGCTGAAAGGCAGAGAGCATGAGGCAAGGTTGTTACAAGAAGCAGAGCTCAGGTGGTGAGAATGAGGTCAgttgggggaggagtgggggtcACTGCAGGTTTGGGCTTCAAACCTGCCTCAGTCTGTGGCTGCGGGAAGGAAGGAGTAATCTGGAGGGACCGTTAGGACTGTGAGGTCATTcccagggcagagagggcagtgagggagaaGCATCTTGAAGGGCAGGTGAGAGCTCTGGCTCGGGTGCTGGGGAAGCTTGCGGGAAGACGCTTTAACCGCTGTTCTTCGTGGTTAAATGTGGATTTAGGCATCCAGATGGCAGTGCCCAGCAGGTGGTTAAAAAGCCACGGCTGGTATGCAGGAGAAAAACGTGTCTAGAGGTAGAGCAGCAAGATTAATCATTTTGCTGGGCAACCCCGGAGGCTGTTCCCTTTCAGTTTCAGAACACCTAATCTCCATTGTAGGATAGGAGGTCAGCCTCCGGTAGGTGCGACCGCGGGCCAGAGAGTGTTGTGGTTTTGGACAGGTAGATTCCTAGGACCGTCACCTGGGTAGAGCTGCTCATAAGCCGTGGCAGTCTGCCTTCCTGGAAACACGCTGCAGTTTGTTGACTGTTGTCAACTACAGCAGAGGGCAGTGGAAGCCCCCTGGGCGAGACTTAGGTGGAGGTATGGGGCCCGGGGGTAAGCCCGCCCAGCCCACCAGCAAGGCAGGTGGTCAGGCACCATCGTGGAGCTGGTCTATGGGCTCAGCACTGAGAAGTCGCTCTGCCTGAGTGGCAGGGACAGCCTGACCGATTGAATGGATCAGACCCCAGGGAGGAAGGCTCATCACCTGTCAGCCTCGGGTAAAGAAACTAAGTGACTACGTTTAAGACTGGGTACCCAGGATGGTGACGGGCCTTTTCCTTTGCAGAGTTATTCCCAGAACCTGTGTCTCCTGGCCAAGTGTTTCCTCGACCATAAGACATTGTACTATGACACAGATCCCTTCCTCTTCTACGTCATGACGGAGTATGACTGTAAGGGCTTCCACATCGTGGGCTACTTCTCCAAGGTGAGCGCTCACCTGGATCCTCTCTCGGCCCTGCCCTGAGCTGTGTCCCCCTCCGCACTCACCCACCCCTGCTTTCTAGGAAAAGGAATCCACGGAAGACTACAACGTGGCCTGCATCCTGACCCTGCCTCCCTACCAGCGCCGGGGCTACGGCAAGCTGCTGATCGAGTTCAGTGAGTACCTGTGCCCTcggccaggggctggggttgggTACTGGCGGGCCCGGCACCAGTGCCCCAGTTGTGCCTCCCTCTTAGACGTGCCAGGCTACTGTCAGCCCTGCTGTGCAGCCCCATCACCAGGGGAGCTGGCCAGAAATAAAGATGAGACTCTCCTGAGGTTCTCTTCCATTCTCAGCATGACTGCCCTGCTCGTTTGTTAGGTTCTCAGCCCCTCACTCCTCCTTGGCTAAGGTTCTAAGCACCACCCAACTTTCCCCAAATCGGACTCATAGGCTCCTGCCGAGGGCCACGGGCAGAGGCCAGGTGAGCCACTGTTGtttctctgtctgcttctgtGCCATCATACAAGTTCCTAGGTGAGGACCGGTGCCTCCGTTTCCCTAGTTGTTGCCTGAGCCTTGCAGACAGATGATCAGAATGTCATCAAACATCAAAATGGTGTTAACTCAgcaaatttttgtgtggatttGGCCTCTGCTTCTTGGATTCAGGAAGATCAGTCTCTTTAAAGCCCAGAAGGGACTCTGTCCCTCGTAATACATGAACTCTTCCCTGTTCCTCCAACTGCAAGGCCCCCTTCTGCTTCCCAGTATCTTATCTCCACTCCATTCAACTCTCTACTCACTGAATCCTTGGGATAACCAAGCTCTGACCTGGGAGATGGGAGGGAGCGTTAGCTGTTTGGTGAAGACACAGAGGCTTGACTTAATCCAGGTCGTGGTCCATTTGAGGAATTTTATTAGTAGAATGATGCTGGATGGTGGCACATCCCCAGGAAGCCCTCAGTCTGGTAGAGCAGGCAGATACTTAAAATGCATCTAAGCTTGGGAGCTCAGACCTCAGTGGAGACAGGTTATGGTCAAGGTCACCAAGATATGCTCAGTTCTCCCCAGCAGGAGCAGACCGGTGCACCAGAAGCACCCATTCCAGGCAGTTCTTGAGGACAGGTGGAAGTTCactggggaggggccaggagttCCCTGCAGCCAAGGAGGTGAGTGTGGCCTCCAGTTGATCTGTCAGGACTCCACATGCACTGGTGGGCCCAGCAAAGTTGAGTAGAAACCTGGGTTCGCCCCTGTTCCCTTCTGTTGCTGCCTTTCTCTAAAGAACcggcctctctgtccctctctccaccAGGCTGCTGGTGGAAGTCACAGGAGATTGGACAAGAGGGTAAGACTGGCAGATAAAGATAGGGAGGAGTGGGGCAGAAAGGGCCGTGGCCCAACATAATTGATGACTAAGGGCGAAGGGCTTTTACAAGTAATGGGGACGCCCCAGAccctgaggaagaaagagaatgaagactCTGCCAGGAGACCTGAAGCCACACAAGCTTTTGCAGCACCTGAGGGGCTCGCTGGAAACTGTCTGCCGGTGCCCAGTAGTCAGCAGGGTAGAGGAGGACAGAGCAgtcagaggggggaggggaggagggagtccCTGGAGAGATCAGGTAACCTGCTGAAGAATGACCTGACCTGGGGGGTGCGTTGGCGCCAGTCTCCTTGCTTtacctcccttcttttttttttaatgtttatttttgagagagagagaacacgcgtGTGCGCCACGTGCCGTGCacacactggggaggggcagagagagggaaggaggatccaaaacaggttccatgctgacaggagAGTGCTTGATATGGGGCTCAGACcggcaaaccgcgagatcacgacccaacccgaagtcagacgttcaaccaaccaagccacccaggcacctctctcctTGCTTCGTGTCAGCACCTAGCTAGGCCTAGCCTGGTCCTGGAGCACTGATGGCCCTCAGGTGGCAACTAGGGGGACTGATTTGACTATAAATCCAAGGACCCTCAGGCCTAGACGAGAGGTGGGGTCTGCCTTCCCTCCTCACATACCCTAGCAGAGAGAGTCTGGAATGATGAAAATCAGAGGCACTTTCTTTTCCTGAGCCATTTTCTCTGcattccccgcccccctgctCTGCCTATAAGCCCTCACTGGCTCCTGAGTATCCCTCCCAGTTGACTGTGGCTTCTACCCTGGGTCCCGCCACAGCAGAGGTCAAGAGTGAATGCTCATTAGTTCtttatggggaaactgagacaccaCAGACAAGCCCCTTATGCCAGGTCACAGAACGACCACCTGGCAGGGCCAAGATGGGGCCCCGGCAGTCTACTTCCATAACCCACGCTCTGAAACACTGGTTGCACAAAGCTGTGACCGCTTACCCACCCCTTCCTGCTCTGTTGCCGTAGGCTATGAACTCTCCAAAGTGGAAGGGAAAACAGGGACCCCTGAGAAGCCCCTCTCAGACCTTGGCCTCCTATCCTACCGGAGCTACTGGTCCCAGACCATCCTGGAGATCCTGATggggctgaagtcagagagtggggagaggccgCAGATCACCATCAAGTGAGCCTGGCCCTACCTACCCCGGGGGTGCATGGCATGCCCTGTCTTCACTCCTGGGGTTCCTGGGAGGCTTGGGGCAGAGACGAAGGTCCCCAGAGAACCTGATCTTTGCCCTCCCACAGCGAGATCAGTGAAATCACCAGCATCAAGAAGGAGGATGTCATCTCCACTCTACAGTACCTCAACCTCATCAATTACTACAAGGTAGGGGCTGGCAGGGGGAGACAGGTTTGTGTAGGGCTGCAGGGTGCGTGCCCCACGTGGGctgaccccaccccccatctcccctccagggCCAGTATATCCTCACACTGTCGGAGGACATCGTCGATGGGCATGAACGAGCTATGCTCAAGCGTCTCCTTCGGATCGACTCCAAGTGTCTGCACTTCACTCCCAAGGACTGGAGCAAGAGGGGAAAGTGGTGACCAGGCACTGTCCACAGCAGTGGCAACAAAAGCACGCGGGGCTGACAGCACATCCCACCCCTTCCAGGGTCCCCAGGAGGCATACCAAGGGAGGTGGGGCTGAGGACAGCTCCGTAGAGGACGGGCCTCATAGGGCCTGGGCCGGCTGGGGCCCAGCACCAAGGCGAGCTTGGGGCTCAGGTCAACTCCAAGGTCAGCTGACCGCAGGTCTGGGCCTGCTAGGAACCAGGGACCGGAGGGAGCCAGGCAGCTGTGTACAGTGACATGGGGGGGTGGGTGCACTCTGTACAGAGGACTAGTGGCTGTAAAAATTCCTTTTGTAAAgtaggagttggggggagggtgggtactGGCTGCAAAATTCTGGCCTCTCTTGCCCTCACTGCTCCTTGGCAATAAATTGTTTCTATAGACCAGAGCCACGAAAGTTTCTTGTGGGAGAAAGGGCAATGCCAGCTCAGGGGCTCCAAGGTGCCCACAAACTCACAGGTGCTGTGAAAAGCTCATTTATTTGGGGTGATGGAATCAGCGGCTCCAAAGTGAAGAGCTGGTTTACTGGGGTGAAGGGACCAGTGGCTTTCAATTTCAGGTTCCGGTTCTCAGTCCTCAGGCACCTGTGCGTGAATCTGCAACAGGAGTCACCTCTACCACTGGATTTTTGACATGTCGTGACTGGGCGGCCCACCTACTCTGGGAGGGACCCAGCTACTGAGAATGACAGCCCCTTCTAGACAGGTCAGAGGTTAGGTGGGGAAGCCACGCTGCCCCTGATCAGTCCAGTCCTCCATTCAGACCCAGGCTCCACCTGCCCCATTGTGCTCCCCTGCCCCGGAGCCCCAAATCCACTGCCGGGGCAACCGGGGATAACCCGGTTATAACCGGGGATAACCTAGGCAATAAGCTTGAAGTCAGGAACGGACGGGGCCTGGAAGAGGGCACATCCATCTACTCACCGCGGCAGCGAGACTGGGCCAGGTTAGGGCCCCGCGCACTTTGGCATCCGGACCGGGGATGGTCTCCAGGCCCCACAGCGTGAAGCCACTGAAACTAGCGGTGGCTCCAATGAACCGGTCCTGGGGAGGGAGCTCGGCTAAACATTGGGGCCACCGCTCCCGCCCGCATCCCCCCTCCAgccctaacccccccccccaccgacccgCCCCCGTGCTCACAAAGTCCCGCTCCAGCGCCTCTGGGGGTTCCACCAGCTCCAGCTGCTCTTGCTCGTTGTCATTCGACGAACCCTCCGAGAAGCCCTTCCCCACCaacccctctcccttttcttccatcACGTAGCCCACGAGCCCGGGCGGCACCACCACCTCCTCGCCGCGTAGTTTGCGGCCCCGAAACGACACTTCCAGTCCTGTAGGAGACAGGCGCGGGGCCTCAGTGAGGGCCCGATTCAGGCCTAGTGGGGCAGCCTCCCTGGGGCCCTCCCGCCATCTCCAGTGGACCACGATCCCCAGGAGCCCTCGAGCCGCTCCTCGCCGAGAAGAGAGTGGCGCGGGCGCGGGGGCTGCCGGGAGCTGTAGTCCGGTCGTGAGTGCTCACCGTCGGGACCCTGGCGGATGGCTGGGGTGAAGAAGCGCCCCACGGGGGCAGGCCGGCTAACCAGAACCTCGCAGGGCAGAAGGTGCAACGTGGCGGGAGGTGCGTCGCGCAGCGTGCCGGGGCGCAAGTGGATTCGGCATTTCTCGACGGCCGCTTCATCGCTGCTCTCCATCGTCTGCCGCGATTCTGCCACTCGCTGGCTAAGGCCAAAGCTGGCGCGTAAAGCACGCGGAGCCTGTCGGGAGGCCGGagacggtcagcgcagagcctcctgGGAGGCGTAGTCCTTCCTTGAGGCTCCTCTGCAGCCCCGTGTCTCTGTGTTAAAGTCCCAGccattttttcttgaaaatgtgtTTCAGTGGTACGTTATTgttgcaaaaaattaaaactatttcgAAAAGTATTCTTTTCATGTCATTGGTAAGAAGAGTTGTTTGTTTTACTGGGGACATCAGCCTTCCTCAAATGTGTTGAAGATGTTTTATCTgagtttgtggtttgttttcccaACTGtgacatgttttttgttttgttttgttttttttgtaaatttatcaACCTTTTCCTCTTATGTCTTTTTTGTGTTcgcaatatttgtttttttagtttcctaaCTCTTCcgtaatgtttatttgttcagaTGCCCAACTTAGATATGTTTTGACAAGTTATTTCATACCACAAGTATGTACAAAACGTAATTAAGGTTAAAACTGCAGTTAATTTATAGATTTGAGAAAGCGAAACACACCTCCAGACACCCAGGTGTTGGCGGTGGTATTCTGTTACACATGAACAATTTCACAGAACATCAACATTAAACAAAGTTATTCTGTGATGTGAGGGATCAAGGTAAAAACAAGATCACTCTATAATCATGTGAACACCAGAAAAGACAGGAACATTGTCCAAACCACAAAAATGATGAAACATCCTTCCATCTTGGGTAATGTAAGTGACCTTTACCAATTACAGTTTTAGCCTTTGTCTAGGTAAGATTTGTTAACATATCCCATCTTCGAAATACTACTTCCCGACAACTCCAATACAAAGAAGAACTCTCACCTTCTTAAACCCTTCCCAAGTCACCTAGCACAAGCCCAAATCCTATAAATCCTTCCTAAACACCCTTTTACTGAGATGCCCAATAGCACAAAGGTAATAAACCCATTTGTGCAACTATAGATGTGCTCTTGGTGTCTTTGGCTGGAGGGTATTGGTAAATTAGAGagtctttctttagttttctatCAATAATAAGATACATAATACCATTTATTCATGTCTCCTTTCACATCTGTGCAATTGTGAAGTTTGTTGatatattcactttttttaagtttatttatttatttggagagagaacaaagcagatgaggggcagagagaaggaaagacagaatcccaagcaggctccatgccatcaatgcagagccccatgtggggcttgaactcacaaaccatgagatcatgacctgagcagagatcaagggtcggatgctcaacagactgtgccactcaggcaccccagtttttacatattttattattttattattaggtagtttttgtttctgttattaagtagattttccattttattttttattactttaaaaatattttttaaatttatttattttgagggagacagtgcaagtgggggaggggcagagagctagagagagagagagagagagagagggggagagagagagagaatcccaagcaggctccacacggtcagcacagagcccaatgcagggcttgaacccacaaattgagagattatgacctgagccaaaaccaagagtcagatcctcaactgactgagccacccaggtgcccctaagatttgatttgatttgatctgatttgatttgatttttactttattttatttttaatttttaaaaatgtttattcatttttgagagagagagagacagagcatgagtgggagagaagcagagatagaaagagacacagaatccgaagcaggctccaggctccgagctgtcagcacagagcctgacacggtacttgaacccacaaaccatgagatcatgacctgagctgaagtcggacactcaaccaactttttatttaaaaaatttttttaaacgttcatttattttttgagagacagagacagagcatgatctggggaggggacggggggggggggggggggagtcgcagattccgaagcaggctccaggctctgagctgtcagcacagaacccgacgcggggctcaaactcatgaaccacgagatcacgacctgagctgaagtcggacgcttaaccactgagccacccaggcgcccctcaactttttattttaaaaatggaaatgattattttaaaattttaatgtaaatatttaaattacatatttaaaaatttaaatatttcccttattattttaaaaatggaaacaaaaggaaagtatCAAGCAGTTTTTTTG is part of the Felis catus isolate Fca126 chromosome D1, F.catus_Fca126_mat1.0, whole genome shotgun sequence genome and harbors:
- the KAT5 gene encoding histone acetyltransferase KAT5 isoform X1 produces the protein MAEVVSPVPGAGRREPGEVGRTRGPPVADPGAALSPQGEIIEGCRLPVLRRNQDNEDEWPLAEILSVKDISGRKLFYVHYIDFNKRLDEWVTHERLDLKKIQFPKKEAKTPTKNGLPGSRPGSPEREVPASAQASGKTLPIPVQITLRFNLPKEREAIPGGEPDQPLSSSSCLQPNHRSTKRKVEVVSPATPVPSETAPASVFPQNGSARRAVAAQPGRKRKSNCLGTDEDSQDSSDGIPSAPRMTGSLVSDRSHDDIVTRMKNIECIELGRHRLKPWYFSPYPQELTTLPVLYLCEFCLKYGRSLKCLQRHLTKCDLRHPPGNEIYRKGTISFFEIDGRKNKSYSQNLCLLAKCFLDHKTLYYDTDPFLFYVMTEYDCKGFHIVGYFSKEKESTEDYNVACILTLPPYQRRGYGKLLIEFSYELSKVEGKTGTPEKPLSDLGLLSYRSYWSQTILEILMGLKSESGERPQITINEISEITSIKKEDVISTLQYLNLINYYKGQYILTLSEDIVDGHERAMLKRLLRIDSKCLHFTPKDWSKRGKW
- the KAT5 gene encoding histone acetyltransferase KAT5 isoform X5 — encoded protein: MAEVGEIIEGCRLPVLRRNQDNEDEWPLAEILSVKDISGRKLFYVHYIDFNKRLDEWVTHERLDLKKIQFPKKEAKTPTKNGLPGSRPGSPEREVPASAQASGKTLPIPVQITLRFNLPKEREAIPGGEPDQPLSSSSCLQPNHRSTKRKVEVVSPATPVPSETAPASVFPQNGSARRAVAAQPGRKRKSNCLGTDEDSQDSSDGIPSAPRMTGSLVSDRSHDDIVTRMKNIECIELGRHRLKPWYFSPYPQELTTLPVLYLCEFCLKYGRSLKCLQRHLTKCDLRHPPGNEIYRKGTISFFEIDGRKNKSYSQNLCLLAKCFLDHKTLYYDTDPFLFYVMTEYDCKGFHIVGYFSKEKESTEDYNVACILTLPPYQRRGYGKLLIEFILPSRSRPVHQKHPFQAVLEDRWKFTGEGPGVPCSQGGECGLQLICQDSTCTGGPSKVE
- the KAT5 gene encoding histone acetyltransferase KAT5 isoform X4; protein product: MAEVGEIIEGCRLPVLRRNQDNEDEWPLAEILSVKDISGRKLFYVHYIDFNKRLDEWVTHERLDLKKIQFPKKEAKTPTKNGLPGSRPGSPEREVKRKVEVVSPATPVPSETAPASVFPQNGSARRAVAAQPGRKRKSNCLGTDEDSQDSSDGIPSAPRMTGSLVSDRSHDDIVTRMKNIECIELGRHRLKPWYFSPYPQELTTLPVLYLCEFCLKYGRSLKCLQRHLTKCDLRHPPGNEIYRKGTISFFEIDGRKNKSYSQNLCLLAKCFLDHKTLYYDTDPFLFYVMTEYDCKGFHIVGYFSKEKESTEDYNVACILTLPPYQRRGYGKLLIEFSYELSKVEGKTGTPEKPLSDLGLLSYRSYWSQTILEILMGLKSESGERPQITINEISEITSIKKEDVISTLQYLNLINYYKGQYILTLSEDIVDGHERAMLKRLLRIDSKCLHFTPKDWSKRGKW
- the RNASEH2C gene encoding ribonuclease H2 subunit C; the encoded protein is MESSDEAAVEKCRIHLRPGTLRDAPPATLHLLPCEVLVSRPAPVGRFFTPAIRQGPDGLEVSFRGRKLRGEEVVVPPGLVGYVMEEKGEGLVGKGFSEGSSNDNEQEQLELVEPPEALERDFDRFIGATASFSGFTLWGLETIPGPDAKVRGALTWPSLAAAIHAQVPED
- the KAT5 gene encoding histone acetyltransferase KAT5 isoform X2, with the protein product MAEVGEIIEGCRLPVLRRNQDNEDEWPLAEILSVKDISGRKLFYVHYIDFNKRLDEWVTHERLDLKKIQFPKKEAKTPTKNGLPGSRPGSPEREVPASAQASGKTLPIPVQITLRFNLPKEREAIPGGEPDQPLSSSSCLQPNHRSTKRKVEVVSPATPVPSETAPASVFPQNGSARRAVAAQPGRKRKSNCLGTDEDSQDSSDGIPSAPRMTGSLVSDRSHDDIVTRMKNIECIELGRHRLKPWYFSPYPQELTTLPVLYLCEFCLKYGRSLKCLQRHLTKCDLRHPPGNEIYRKGTISFFEIDGRKNKSYSQNLCLLAKCFLDHKTLYYDTDPFLFYVMTEYDCKGFHIVGYFSKEKESTEDYNVACILTLPPYQRRGYGKLLIEFSYELSKVEGKTGTPEKPLSDLGLLSYRSYWSQTILEILMGLKSESGERPQITINEISEITSIKKEDVISTLQYLNLINYYKGQYILTLSEDIVDGHERAMLKRLLRIDSKCLHFTPKDWSKRGKW
- the KAT5 gene encoding histone acetyltransferase KAT5 isoform X3; the protein is MAEVVSPVPGAGRREPGEVGRTRGPPVADPGAALSPQGEIIEGCRLPVLRRNQDNEDEWPLAEILSVKDISGRKLFYVHYIDFNKRLDEWVTHERLDLKKIQFPKKEAKTPTKNGLPGSRPGSPEREVKRKVEVVSPATPVPSETAPASVFPQNGSARRAVAAQPGRKRKSNCLGTDEDSQDSSDGIPSAPRMTGSLVSDRSHDDIVTRMKNIECIELGRHRLKPWYFSPYPQELTTLPVLYLCEFCLKYGRSLKCLQRHLTKCDLRHPPGNEIYRKGTISFFEIDGRKNKSYSQNLCLLAKCFLDHKTLYYDTDPFLFYVMTEYDCKGFHIVGYFSKEKESTEDYNVACILTLPPYQRRGYGKLLIEFSYELSKVEGKTGTPEKPLSDLGLLSYRSYWSQTILEILMGLKSESGERPQITINEISEITSIKKEDVISTLQYLNLINYYKGQYILTLSEDIVDGHERAMLKRLLRIDSKCLHFTPKDWSKRGKW